From the Spiribacter sp. 2438 genome, one window contains:
- the ilvN gene encoding acetolactate synthase small subunit — protein sequence MRHIISILVENEFGALGRIAGLFTARGYNIDSLTVAPTDDPTLSRMTLVTQGDDRIVDQILKQLNKLLDVVKVLDITEATHIERELMLVKVQATSGETREEFKRLADIFDACIVDVTDKTYTIEVIGRSSKLDAFLELLDRKTPMEVVRSGVIGIARGEKQMRV from the coding sequence ATGCGACACATCATCTCCATCCTCGTCGAGAACGAGTTCGGCGCGCTGGGCCGGATCGCGGGCCTTTTCACCGCGCGGGGCTACAACATCGACTCCCTGACCGTGGCGCCCACCGATGACCCGACGCTTTCCCGGATGACCCTGGTCACCCAGGGGGACGATCGAATCGTTGACCAGATTCTCAAGCAGCTCAACAAGCTGCTCGACGTGGTGAAGGTCCTGGATATCACCGAGGCCACCCATATCGAGCGGGAGTTGATGCTGGTGAAAGTCCAGGCAACCTCCGGTGAGACCCGCGAGGAGTTCAAGCGCCTGGCCGACATATTCGACGCCTGCATTGTCGATGTGACCGACAAGACCTACACCATCGAGGTGATCGGCCGCAGCAGCAAACTGGATGCGTTCCTCGAGCTGCTGGACCGAAAGACCCCCATGGAAGTGGTGCGCTCCGGGGTCATCGGCATTGCCCGTGGCGAAAAACAAATGCGTGTATGA
- the ilvC gene encoding ketol-acid reductoisomerase, with translation MKVYYDKDADLSIIQGMKVAILGYGSQGHAHANNLKESGVSVVVGLRAGSGSADKAKAAGLEVAEVGDAVAAADLVMMTLPDEHQPAVYEASVAPNLKQGGAIAFAHGFNIHYQQIEPRPDMDVLMIAPKGPGHLVRSTYVEGNGVPSLIAVHQDASGRAREIALSYASANGGGRSGVIETSFQEETETDLFGEQVVLCGGITSLIEAGFETLVDAGYAPEMAYFEVLHETKLIVDLLYQGGIANMRYSISNTAEYGDFTRGPRVVNEQSRAAMKEILEEIRNGEFAKEFVLESKAGEPRLKAMRRRAAEHPIEEVGSRLRDMMPWIQANKLVDRSRN, from the coding sequence ATGAAGGTTTACTACGACAAAGACGCCGACCTTTCCATCATTCAGGGCATGAAAGTGGCCATTCTCGGCTATGGCTCCCAGGGGCATGCCCATGCCAACAACCTCAAGGAATCCGGGGTGTCCGTGGTTGTGGGCCTGCGCGCCGGATCCGGCAGCGCCGACAAGGCGAAAGCGGCGGGCCTGGAAGTGGCCGAGGTCGGCGATGCCGTGGCCGCCGCGGATCTGGTCATGATGACCCTGCCGGATGAGCATCAGCCGGCGGTCTACGAAGCGTCCGTGGCGCCCAACCTCAAGCAGGGCGGTGCCATTGCCTTTGCCCACGGGTTCAACATCCACTACCAGCAGATCGAGCCTCGGCCGGACATGGACGTGCTCATGATTGCTCCCAAGGGCCCGGGTCATCTGGTGCGCTCCACCTACGTTGAGGGCAACGGCGTGCCCAGCCTGATCGCCGTGCATCAGGATGCCAGCGGACGGGCGCGGGAGATTGCCCTGTCGTATGCCTCGGCCAACGGCGGCGGTCGCTCCGGCGTCATCGAGACCAGCTTCCAGGAGGAAACCGAAACCGACCTGTTTGGCGAACAGGTGGTGCTCTGTGGTGGCATCACTTCGCTGATCGAGGCGGGTTTCGAGACCCTGGTGGATGCCGGCTATGCGCCCGAAATGGCCTACTTCGAGGTCTTGCACGAGACCAAGCTGATCGTCGATCTGCTGTATCAGGGGGGTATCGCCAACATGCGGTATTCCATTTCCAATACCGCCGAGTACGGCGACTTCACCCGCGGACCTCGGGTGGTCAACGAACAGTCCCGCGCCGCCATGAAGGAGATCCTCGAGGAGATCCGCAATGGAGAATTTGCCAAGGAATTCGTCCTCGAAAGCAAGGCCGGCGAGCCGCGCCTCAAGGCCATGCGCCGGCGGGCTGCGGAGCATCCCATCGAGGAAGTGGGCTCCCGGCTGCGGGACATGATGCCGTGGATTCAGGCCAACAAGCTGGTGGACCGCAGTCGTAACTAG
- the pssA gene encoding CDP-diacylglycerol--serine O-phosphatidyltransferase translates to MNDNPEPHDRPRRRRRGIYLLPNLITTLTLFFGFYAVVAALSGAYELAAIAVLVAMIMDGLDGRVARLTGTQSDFGVQYDSIADMVSFGVAPALVVYAWALADLGDLGTVWGKLGWLGAFIFTACAGLRLARFNTQAGVADKRYFQGLPSPAAAAVLAGLVWAGDRLDFAGWPLGIPTLIITVAAGVLMVSNVRYDSFKEIDFRYRVPFVAIVLGVMAVALMSLHPPTVLFALALTYMLSGPVLTVLRRRRRRKRRHAG, encoded by the coding sequence ATGAACGACAATCCCGAGCCCCACGATCGCCCCCGCCGCCGACGGCGGGGGATCTACCTGCTGCCCAACCTCATCACCACCCTGACCCTTTTCTTCGGCTTCTATGCGGTGGTGGCGGCACTCTCCGGTGCCTATGAACTGGCGGCCATCGCCGTGCTGGTGGCCATGATCATGGACGGGCTGGACGGCCGGGTCGCCCGGTTGACCGGCACCCAGAGCGACTTTGGCGTGCAGTACGACAGCATCGCCGACATGGTGTCCTTTGGCGTGGCGCCGGCCCTGGTGGTCTACGCCTGGGCACTGGCGGATCTGGGGGATCTGGGCACGGTCTGGGGCAAGCTCGGCTGGCTGGGCGCCTTTATCTTTACCGCCTGTGCCGGCTTGCGGCTGGCGCGTTTCAACACCCAGGCCGGTGTGGCGGACAAGCGCTACTTCCAGGGGCTGCCGAGCCCGGCGGCCGCCGCCGTGCTGGCCGGCCTGGTGTGGGCAGGGGACCGGCTGGATTTTGCCGGCTGGCCGCTGGGTATTCCCACCCTGATCATTACGGTGGCGGCTGGCGTTCTGATGGTCAGTAACGTCCGCTATGACAGCTTCAAGGAAATCGACTTCCGTTACCGGGTGCCCTTCGTGGCCATCGTGCTGGGTGTGATGGCGGTGGCCCTGATGTCGCTGCATCCACCCACGGTGCTGTTTGCCCTGGCCCTGACCTACATGCTCTCCGGGCCGGTGTTGACGGTGCTGCGGCGGCGCCGGCGGCGCAAACGGCGTCATGCAGGTTAG
- a CDS encoding 2-isopropylmalate synthase → MDTVDRLIIFDTTLRDGEQSPGASMTREEKVRIARALERLRVDVIEAGFPAASQGDFESVKAVAETVREARVCGLARANDEDVDRAGAAVKPAAAGRIHTFIATSPVHMEKKLRLTPDQVVERAVAAVKRARQHCDDVEFSPEDAGRSEPDFLCRIIEAAIDAGAGTINIPDTVGYNLPEQFAGLIRDLRQRIPNADRAVWSVHCHNDLGLAVANSLAAVQAGARQVECTINGLGERAGNAALEELVMALRTRQDEFACASRVETREILPTSRLVANITGFAVQPNKAIVGINAFAHESGIHQDGVLKHRETYEIMRAEDVGWGTNRMVLGKHSGRNAFRSRCEEIGINFETAGQLNEAFQRFKELADKKHEIFDEDLQALASEAVAALEEEQTISLVAFRCCSETGETPVADVTLLMDGQETHHQASGDGPVDAAFRAIQGIVQLDAELLLYSVNNITTGTDAQGEVTVRLERGGRAVNGQGADTDIVIASAKAYLHALNRLRRGARRTHPQTEGV, encoded by the coding sequence ATGGACACTGTGGATCGCTTGATCATTTTCGACACCACCCTGCGGGATGGCGAACAGAGCCCCGGGGCGTCCATGACCCGGGAGGAGAAGGTTCGTATCGCCCGGGCGCTGGAGCGGTTGCGCGTGGATGTCATCGAAGCCGGTTTCCCGGCGGCCTCCCAGGGCGACTTCGAATCGGTGAAGGCGGTGGCCGAGACCGTTCGCGAGGCCCGGGTCTGCGGCCTCGCCCGTGCCAATGACGAGGATGTGGATCGGGCGGGCGCCGCGGTCAAGCCGGCAGCGGCCGGGCGGATTCATACCTTCATTGCCACCTCGCCGGTGCACATGGAAAAGAAACTCCGGCTGACGCCGGACCAGGTGGTGGAGCGGGCGGTGGCCGCGGTCAAGCGCGCCCGTCAGCACTGCGACGACGTCGAGTTTTCCCCCGAGGACGCCGGGCGATCCGAGCCGGACTTCCTCTGCCGGATCATTGAAGCCGCCATTGATGCCGGTGCCGGCACCATCAATATCCCGGACACCGTGGGCTACAACCTGCCCGAGCAGTTTGCGGGCCTGATCCGGGATCTGCGGCAACGGATCCCCAACGCCGACCGCGCGGTATGGTCCGTGCACTGTCACAACGACCTGGGGCTGGCGGTGGCCAATTCGCTGGCCGCAGTGCAGGCCGGAGCCCGCCAGGTGGAGTGCACCATCAACGGCCTGGGTGAGCGGGCGGGCAACGCCGCGCTGGAGGAGCTGGTCATGGCCCTGCGTACCCGCCAGGACGAGTTTGCCTGCGCGTCGCGGGTAGAGACCCGGGAGATCCTGCCCACCTCTCGCCTGGTGGCCAACATCACCGGCTTCGCCGTGCAGCCCAACAAGGCCATTGTGGGCATCAATGCGTTCGCCCACGAATCCGGCATCCATCAGGACGGCGTCCTCAAGCACCGGGAGACCTACGAAATCATGCGGGCCGAGGACGTGGGCTGGGGCACCAATCGTATGGTTCTCGGCAAGCACTCGGGTCGCAATGCCTTTCGCAGTCGTTGTGAAGAAATCGGCATCAACTTCGAAACCGCCGGACAGCTCAATGAGGCGTTTCAGCGTTTCAAGGAGCTCGCGGACAAAAAGCACGAAATTTTTGATGAGGACCTGCAGGCGCTGGCCAGTGAGGCCGTGGCGGCGCTGGAGGAGGAGCAGACCATCAGTCTGGTGGCCTTCCGCTGCTGCTCGGAGACCGGCGAGACCCCGGTTGCCGACGTCACGCTGCTGATGGACGGGCAGGAAACCCATCACCAGGCCTCCGGGGACGGGCCGGTGGACGCCGCCTTCCGAGCCATTCAGGGCATTGTCCAGCTGGACGCGGAGTTGCTTCTCTACTCGGTGAACAACATCACCACCGGCACCGATGCCCAGGGTGAAGTGACCGTGAGACTGGAACGGGGCGGTCGGGCCGTGAATGGTCAGGGCGCGGATACCGACATCGTGATTGCTTCGGCCAAGGCCTATCTGCATGCGCTCAACCGGTTGCGGCGGGGCGCGAGGCGCACCCATCCCCAGACCGAGGGCGTTTGA
- a CDS encoding uracil-DNA glycosylase, with amino-acid sequence MTSLDPRRQRLLAAMGLTAWSEQAAPAPDRQASAGDWAALESRIAACQGCPLHLTRRRAVPGVGDRAAPLMVVGEAPGAEEDRRGEPFVGRAGQLLDAMLAAIGLDRQSGVFITNVIKSRPPDNRDPRPEEMAACRPWLEQQIAMIQPRVILAVGKVSAQALTGQTGTLGRLRGRWHAGPDTGVPVRVTYHPAYLLRRPAAKAQAWEDLLALKAALREAA; translated from the coding sequence ATGACGAGCCTCGATCCGCGACGGCAACGACTGCTGGCAGCCATGGGGTTGACCGCCTGGTCGGAACAGGCCGCGCCGGCCCCTGACCGGCAGGCGAGCGCCGGGGACTGGGCCGCACTGGAATCCCGCATTGCCGCCTGTCAGGGCTGCCCGCTGCACCTGACCCGCCGTCGGGCGGTGCCGGGGGTGGGAGACCGCGCCGCTCCGTTGATGGTGGTGGGGGAAGCGCCGGGTGCCGAGGAGGACCGCCGGGGGGAGCCCTTCGTGGGTCGCGCCGGGCAGCTGCTGGACGCCATGCTTGCCGCCATTGGTCTGGATCGCCAGTCCGGGGTGTTCATTACCAACGTGATTAAATCCCGCCCTCCGGATAACCGCGATCCCAGGCCGGAGGAAATGGCCGCCTGCCGACCCTGGTTGGAGCAGCAGATCGCCATGATTCAGCCCCGGGTGATACTGGCGGTGGGCAAGGTTTCCGCTCAGGCGCTGACCGGGCAGACCGGCACGCTGGGTCGGCTTCGCGGGCGCTGGCATGCCGGGCCGGACACGGGGGTTCCCGTCAGGGTGACCTATCACCCGGCGTATCTGCTGCGCCGGCCGGCGGCCAAGGCCCAGGCCTGGGAGGATCTGCTGGCGCTTAAAGCGGCGCTTCGGGAGGCGGCATGA
- the rimI gene encoding ribosomal protein S18-alanine N-acetyltransferase translates to MSQRSEAVLPVIRPMRPGDLEAVYQVESTAYHYPWTLTIFRDCLRMGYECWIQLATDRVVGHLVLAMGPGEAHILNLAVHPEWHNRGFGRRLLEKGLTRSERLGAESVFLEVRPSNESAVHLYRTIGFRRVGRRRDYYPTEDGREDALVMRYTLREVMSASGR, encoded by the coding sequence ATGAGTCAGCGCTCCGAGGCGGTGCTGCCGGTGATCCGACCCATGCGGCCCGGCGATCTGGAGGCGGTCTACCAGGTGGAGTCCACCGCCTATCACTACCCCTGGACCCTGACAATTTTTCGTGACTGCCTGCGGATGGGCTACGAATGCTGGATCCAGCTGGCCACGGATCGCGTGGTCGGGCACCTGGTGCTGGCCATGGGCCCGGGGGAGGCTCATATCCTGAATCTGGCGGTGCATCCGGAGTGGCACAATCGGGGATTCGGTCGGCGGCTGCTGGAGAAAGGCCTGACCCGCAGTGAACGACTGGGTGCCGAATCGGTGTTTCTGGAGGTCCGGCCCAGCAACGAATCGGCGGTGCATCTCTATCGCACCATCGGGTTTCGCCGGGTCGGGCGGCGCCGGGATTATTATCCCACCGAAGACGGGCGCGAGGATGCGCTGGTCATGCGCTATACCCTGCGGGAAGTTATGTCCGCCTCTGGTCGCTGA
- a CDS encoding DUF2970 domain-containing protein — protein MADQSDPGEPRGLTVWQVIKSTLAAALGVQSEEARERDFSRGNATTFIIAGFVFTAVFVVVLMGVVWFVINRLT, from the coding sequence ATGGCTGATCAATCGGATCCCGGAGAACCCCGGGGCCTGACGGTCTGGCAGGTGATTAAAAGCACCCTTGCCGCCGCTTTGGGGGTGCAGAGCGAAGAGGCTCGAGAGCGGGACTTCAGCCGCGGCAACGCCACCACGTTCATCATCGCCGGCTTCGTCTTCACCGCGGTGTTCGTCGTGGTATTAATGGGCGTCGTCTGGTTCGTGATTAACCGACTGACCTGA
- a CDS encoding DUF945 family protein, whose protein sequence is MHRGIRAGALAFLGVLAVGLAALPVINGIHAERIYRTQVDAAEAQLLASGPNAPTLALMEYQRGLYRSEAITRVTWPEAAADPVWRHALELPEGPLELVLETTVRHGIDGVRYQGGLTGDGPVVRWLEALGGGPESLQLAGRIGYRAQTMTLEVAELDGRLPPAEQLHLNSGALSLELRYHPRREALDGQLEWPGLTLTDPRGGDTITLREVSGGWQLAWLAVDDQGLWVGENHLDTGLVVLTSLDQPPVRVDGLRLATRSRLADSGHMTVGASLDWDRLSVAPNPTLDGGLALKAEGLPLEPFLALSAGDALDADLLARLAEGGPRLSLERLRLAAGPGRGVAADGSLQVSPAMAGPLRQGVGSWTLLAFVDAGVSLTMDPALADQMAPVQRDWLRQLEAFGVLRRSDDQWHTELTFQDGALRVNDVPWWRMP, encoded by the coding sequence ATGCATCGGGGAATACGCGCCGGCGCCCTGGCCTTTCTGGGGGTGCTGGCGGTGGGGTTGGCCGCCCTGCCTGTCATCAATGGCATTCATGCCGAGCGGATCTACCGAACCCAGGTGGACGCCGCCGAGGCACAACTGCTGGCCAGTGGCCCGAATGCGCCGACCCTGGCGTTGATGGAGTATCAGCGGGGGCTTTACCGCTCCGAGGCGATCACCCGGGTGACCTGGCCCGAGGCAGCGGCGGACCCGGTCTGGCGGCATGCCCTGGAGCTGCCGGAGGGACCGCTCGAGCTCGTGCTGGAGACCACGGTTCGGCACGGCATTGATGGCGTGCGGTACCAGGGCGGCCTGACCGGTGACGGCCCGGTGGTACGCTGGCTGGAGGCCCTGGGAGGCGGCCCGGAGAGTCTGCAGCTGGCCGGCCGGATTGGCTATCGGGCGCAGACCATGACCCTGGAAGTCGCCGAGCTGGATGGCAGGCTGCCCCCGGCCGAACAGCTCCACCTGAACAGTGGGGCCCTGTCGCTGGAGTTGCGTTATCACCCGCGCCGTGAGGCGCTGGATGGTCAGCTGGAATGGCCGGGGCTGACCCTAACCGATCCCCGGGGCGGCGACACCATCACGCTCAGAGAGGTCAGCGGCGGCTGGCAACTGGCCTGGCTGGCAGTCGATGATCAGGGTCTCTGGGTGGGAGAGAACCATCTGGACACCGGACTGGTGGTGCTGACCTCGCTGGATCAGCCGCCGGTTCGGGTGGACGGGCTGCGGCTCGCCACGCGATCCCGACTGGCGGACAGCGGCCACATGACCGTCGGCGCCTCGCTGGACTGGGACCGCCTCAGCGTTGCACCGAATCCGACCCTGGACGGCGGGCTGGCACTCAAAGCCGAGGGCCTTCCGCTGGAGCCCTTCCTGGCGTTGAGCGCCGGCGACGCGCTGGACGCCGATCTCCTGGCCCGGCTCGCCGAGGGTGGGCCCCGTTTGAGCCTGGAGCGGTTGCGGCTGGCCGCCGGCCCGGGGCGGGGCGTTGCGGCCGATGGCTCGCTACAGGTCAGTCCCGCCATGGCGGGGCCGCTGCGTCAGGGGGTGGGCTCCTGGACCCTGCTGGCGTTCGTGGATGCCGGGGTCTCGCTGACTATGGATCCGGCGCTGGCGGATCAGATGGCCCCCGTCCAGCGGGACTGGCTCCGCCAACTGGAAGCCTTCGGCGTGCTTCGTCGAAGCGACGACCAATGGCACACCGAACTGACCTTTCAGGACGGGGCGCTGCGGGTCAATGACGTGCCCTGGTGGCGCATGCCCTAG
- a CDS encoding valine--tRNA ligase: MDKTYDPANIERQWYQRWEQNEQFKPRGNGRPYCIMIPPPNVTGTLHMGHAFQDTLMDILIRYHRMAGDRTLWQPGTDHAGIATQMVVERQLNEEGKTRHDLGREAFVDRIWQWKAQSGGTIQNQMRRLGASVDWSRERFTMDEGLSDAVQEVFVRLYEEGLIYRGQRLVNWDPVLQTAVSDLEVESAEEQGSIWKLRYPLDDSDEYLVVATTRPETMLGDTAVAVNPEDERFRHLVGRYVRLPLVGRRIPIVADEYVDPAFGTGCLKITPAHDFNDYQVGLRHGCEPINVLTEQACINDNAPAAYQGLDRYEARERIVADLDAAGLLEGIDPHRMMVPRCDRTGVVVEPYLTHQWFVDLTRDVQQDGRPGGWSAITRPAIQAVRQGQIRFVPENWTKTYYNWLEDIQDWCISRQLWWGHRIPAWYDAQGNVYVGRDEPDVRARHNLPADHPLSQDEDVLDTWFSSALWPFSTLGWPEETDELATFYPTNVLVTGFDIIFFWVARMIMMGLYFRDDVPFREVYIHGLVRDSEGTKMSKSKGNVLDPIDIVDGIDLESLVRKRTTGLMQPQRAKAIERQTRQAFPEGIAAHGTDALRFTFASLATTGRDVVFDMGRVDGYRNFCNKLWNAARFVLMNTEGEDCGSDGETVILGDAERWIISRLQKTEAAVTEAIEQYRMDQAAQAIYEFLWDEYCDWYLELSKPVLQGDATADQRRGTRQTLVRVLEAVLRLAHPIMPFITEEIWQRLAPLAGKSGDTIMTEPFPVAEPGREDPAAEADIRWLQRFILGIRRIRGEMDIPPGKPLPVLLQNSSASDRERLERHRPALDFLARLESVKVLEAGETAPESALALVDQLEIRVPMAGLIDRDAELARIDREREKLTRDYERTRNKLDNESFVNRAPAEVVQRERDKLADMTGSLERLAEQRQRIERL; this comes from the coding sequence ATGGACAAGACCTACGACCCGGCCAACATCGAGCGCCAGTGGTATCAGCGCTGGGAGCAGAACGAGCAGTTCAAGCCCCGCGGCAATGGCCGGCCCTACTGCATCATGATTCCGCCGCCCAATGTCACCGGCACCCTGCACATGGGGCATGCCTTTCAGGACACCCTCATGGACATTCTGATCCGCTACCACCGCATGGCCGGCGATCGGACCCTGTGGCAGCCCGGCACAGACCACGCCGGTATCGCCACGCAGATGGTGGTTGAGCGCCAGCTCAATGAGGAAGGCAAGACCCGCCATGATCTCGGGCGCGAGGCCTTCGTCGACCGCATCTGGCAGTGGAAGGCCCAGTCCGGTGGCACCATCCAGAACCAGATGCGCCGACTGGGCGCGTCGGTGGACTGGTCCCGGGAACGCTTCACCATGGACGAGGGGCTTTCCGACGCCGTCCAGGAAGTGTTCGTGCGCCTCTACGAGGAAGGGCTCATCTACCGCGGCCAGCGACTGGTGAACTGGGATCCGGTGCTCCAGACCGCCGTGTCCGATCTGGAAGTGGAGTCGGCTGAAGAGCAGGGTTCCATCTGGAAGTTGCGCTATCCCCTGGACGACAGCGATGAGTATCTGGTGGTGGCCACCACCCGCCCGGAAACGATGCTGGGTGACACCGCGGTGGCGGTCAATCCGGAGGATGAGCGCTTCCGGCACCTGGTGGGACGCTACGTCCGGCTGCCGCTGGTGGGGCGGCGTATCCCCATTGTGGCGGATGAGTACGTGGACCCGGCGTTCGGCACCGGCTGCCTCAAAATCACCCCGGCCCACGATTTCAACGACTACCAGGTGGGCCTGCGGCACGGCTGCGAACCCATTAACGTCCTCACCGAGCAGGCCTGCATCAACGACAACGCGCCGGCCGCCTATCAGGGGCTGGATCGCTACGAGGCCCGGGAGCGAATTGTCGCCGATCTGGACGCCGCCGGACTGCTGGAGGGCATCGACCCCCACCGAATGATGGTGCCCCGCTGCGACCGCACCGGGGTGGTGGTCGAGCCCTACCTGACCCATCAGTGGTTCGTGGACCTCACCCGGGACGTTCAGCAGGACGGACGCCCCGGCGGCTGGAGCGCCATTACCCGACCGGCCATTCAGGCGGTTCGCCAGGGGCAGATTCGTTTTGTCCCGGAGAACTGGACCAAGACCTACTACAACTGGCTGGAAGACATTCAGGACTGGTGCATCAGCCGCCAGCTCTGGTGGGGGCATCGCATCCCCGCCTGGTACGACGCCCAGGGCAATGTCTACGTGGGCCGGGACGAACCCGATGTGCGCGCCCGCCACAACCTGCCCGCGGACCACCCCCTCAGCCAGGACGAGGACGTCCTGGACACCTGGTTTTCCTCGGCACTGTGGCCGTTCTCAACCCTGGGCTGGCCGGAGGAAACCGACGAGCTGGCGACCTTCTACCCCACCAACGTGCTGGTCACCGGGTTTGACATCATCTTCTTCTGGGTCGCCCGGATGATCATGATGGGGCTCTACTTCCGCGATGACGTGCCGTTTCGTGAGGTCTACATCCACGGCCTGGTGCGGGATTCCGAAGGCACCAAGATGTCCAAATCCAAGGGCAATGTGCTGGACCCCATCGACATCGTCGATGGCATCGATCTGGAATCCCTGGTGCGCAAGCGCACCACTGGCCTGATGCAGCCCCAGCGCGCCAAAGCCATCGAGCGCCAGACCCGACAGGCCTTTCCCGAGGGTATCGCCGCCCATGGCACCGATGCCCTTCGCTTCACCTTTGCCAGCCTGGCCACCACCGGGCGCGATGTGGTTTTTGACATGGGCCGGGTGGATGGTTATCGCAACTTCTGCAACAAGCTCTGGAATGCCGCCCGCTTTGTTCTGATGAATACCGAGGGGGAAGACTGCGGCAGCGACGGCGAAACCGTGATCCTGGGGGATGCCGAGCGCTGGATCATCTCGCGACTGCAGAAGACCGAGGCCGCGGTGACCGAAGCCATCGAGCAGTACCGGATGGATCAGGCGGCGCAGGCCATTTACGAATTTCTCTGGGATGAGTACTGCGACTGGTACCTGGAACTCAGCAAGCCGGTGCTCCAGGGTGACGCCACCGCCGACCAGCGCCGTGGCACCCGGCAGACGCTGGTTCGGGTACTGGAAGCCGTGCTGCGCCTGGCGCATCCCATTATGCCCTTCATTACCGAGGAGATCTGGCAGCGACTGGCGCCGCTGGCGGGCAAATCCGGCGACACCATCATGACCGAGCCCTTCCCGGTGGCGGAGCCCGGGCGCGAAGACCCCGCCGCCGAAGCCGACATCCGATGGCTTCAGCGATTCATTCTGGGTATTCGACGCATCCGTGGTGAAATGGACATTCCGCCGGGCAAGCCGCTGCCGGTGCTGCTGCAGAACAGTTCGGCCAGCGATCGGGAAAGACTGGAGCGACACAGGCCGGCCCTGGATTTTCTGGCCCGCCTGGAGTCCGTCAAAGTCCTGGAGGCGGGGGAAACCGCGCCGGAGTCGGCCCTGGCACTGGTGGATCAGCTGGAGATTCGCGTGCCCATGGCCGGCCTGATTGACCGTGATGCCGAGCTCGCCCGCATCGATCGGGAACGGGAAAAACTGACCCGGGATTACGAGCGCACCCGGAACAAGCTGGACAACGAGTCCTTTGTGAACCGCGCCCCCGCTGAGGTGGTACAACGGGAGCGCGACAAACTGGCGGACATGACCGGCTCACTGGAGCGTCTGGCGGAGCAGCGCCAGCGCATCGAACGGCTCTAG
- a CDS encoding DNA polymerase III subunit chi, whose amino-acid sequence MMPRIDFYILASEGADAREQFCCRLAARAWRKGLTVLIRPQDEAMAVRLDEALWTFDEQSFVPHGREPLGGDNPVVITTEACPGRLLINLSEDTPADWAQRERIAEIINADARIRDTGRQRYRHYQQAGAELKSHRLEH is encoded by the coding sequence ATGATGCCGCGCATCGATTTCTACATTCTTGCCAGCGAGGGCGCGGATGCCCGGGAGCAGTTCTGCTGTCGATTGGCCGCGCGTGCCTGGCGGAAGGGGTTGACGGTGCTGATCCGCCCGCAGGACGAGGCCATGGCCGTGCGCCTGGACGAAGCGCTGTGGACTTTCGATGAGCAGAGTTTCGTCCCTCACGGACGCGAGCCCCTTGGCGGAGACAACCCCGTCGTGATCACCACCGAAGCATGCCCCGGCCGATTGCTCATCAACCTGTCGGAGGATACGCCGGCGGACTGGGCGCAGCGTGAGCGCATTGCCGAAATCATTAACGCCGATGCCCGGATTCGGGACACCGGGCGACAACGGTACCGCCATTACCAGCAGGCGGGGGCCGAACTGAAGTCTCACCGTCTGGAGCACTAG